In a single window of the Papaver somniferum cultivar HN1 chromosome 8, ASM357369v1, whole genome shotgun sequence genome:
- the LOC113304879 gene encoding subtilisin-like protease SBT5.3 translates to MNKLIATTLAVFLFTFVVTNEANSITKKHYIVYMGDHSFSNSNSVISSNHDLLASVTGCSIHQAKEATVHHYSKSFRGFSAILTDDQAQQLRETESVISVFESKINQLHTTHSWDFLGIDDVPQNNANVELKSDVIVGVIDSGVWPESESFNDNGLGPVPKRFKGECVPGDQFTVEHCNRKIIGARYYSQGNEKATGPFESRNLTFFRSARDSDGHGTHVASTVAGSVVNNVSLFGMASGTARGGMPSARLAIYKTCWLGGGCTDADNLAAFDDAISDGVDIISISIAASPDGFFDDPISIGSFHAFKKGILVSTSAGNTGVATTKCAPWLLTVAASSIDREFISNVQLGNSKILKGSSINPLKMDKFHRIIFASDAAAAGVSAGNASSCIEGTLDHKLIKGKIVVCRGNGSGKDIAVRDGGGGGMILFAPSLGLLSDSSPQYVIPTTVLDTKEIQVLRKYATQAKSPIAKIFPSTTAIANNTTRAPKMARFSSIGPNTVTPDIIKPDITAPGVRILGAWTPVGLRAERSVDYNVLSGTSMACPHASAIAAIIKSHHPSWSPSAIKSAIMTTANAMDNTKRPILESPTDSPASPFNYGSGHVNPIAALDPGLVYEFGSNDILNFLCGARANSSQIQMVTGTKITCKNPLIPTYNLNYPSIGVASMNGKVTVKRTVTYVGRGPATFRAFTKNPSGVKVTVKPSVLRFKRTGERKSFRVRFIPSKASNGSFVFGSMSWRSDLYQVRSPIAVNVITV, encoded by the exons ATGAATAAGTTGATTGCTACAACTCTTGCGGTTTTCTTGTTCACGTTTGTTGTCACAAATGAAGCCAATTCCATAACCAAGAAG CACTATATAGTATATATGGGAGATCACTCTTTCTCGAATTCGAATTCGGTTATATCGTCAAACCATGATTTGCTTGCATCAGTTACTGGCTGCAG CATCCATCAAGCCAAAGAAGCAACAGTCCACCATTACAGTAAAAGCTTTAGAGGCTTCTCAGCGATACTTACAGACGATCAAGCACAACAGCTTCGCG AAACAGAATCGGTTATATCAGTTTTTGAAAGTAAGATCAACCAACTCCATACAACCCATTCCTGGGATTTCCTTGGCATCGACGATGTTCCACAAAATAACGCAAACGTTGAATTGAAATCAGACGTGATCGTTGGCGTCATTGATTCTG GAGTTTGGCCTGAGTCAGAAAGCTTCAACGATAACGGATTAGGGCCTGTCCCGAAAAGATTCAAGGGAGAATGTGTTCCTGGAGATCAGTTCACAGTTGAGCACTGCAACAG GAAGATAATCGGTGCTCGGTATTACTCTCAAGGAAATGAAAAAGCTACAGGACCGTTTGAGTCTCGAAATCTAACATTCTTTCGATCTGCACGTGATAGCGATGGCCATGGAACTCATGTTGCATCAACAGTTGCTGGATCAGTTGTCAATAATGTGAGTTTATTTGGTATGGCAAGTGGAACTGCAAGGGGCGGTATGCCGAGTGCTAGACTTGCCATATACAAAACGTGTTGGCTTGGTGGTGGATGTACAGACGCTGATAATCTAGCAGCCTTTGATGATGCCATTAGTGATGGAGTTGATATCATTTCTATCTCTATAGCTGCTTCTCCAGATGGTTTCTTTGATGATCCCATTTCAATTGGATCTTTCCATGCGTTCAAGAAAGGTATTCTTGTTTCTACTTCAGCGGGAAATACAGGTGTTGCTACAACAAAATGCGCTCCTTGGCTCCTAACTGTTGCTGCTAGCTCTATCGACCGAGAATTCATTTCCAACGTTCAGCTTGGAAATTCAAAGATTTTGAAG GGATCCTCTATAAACCCATTAAAAATGGATAAATTTCACCGGATAATATTTGCAAGTGATGCAGCTGCTGCAGGTGTTTCAGCAGGAAACGCAAG CTCATGCATCGAAGGCACGCTAGACCATAAGTTGATTAAGGGGAAGATAGTGGTGTGCAGGGGAAATGGTAGTGGGAAAGATATTGCtgtaagagatggtggtggtggtggtatgaTACTTTTCGCCCCCTCACTTGGACTACTAAGTGATAGCAGCCCTCAGTACGTCATTCCAACTACTGTTCTTGACACAAAAGAAATACAAGTTCTTCGAAAATACGCAACCCAAGCGAA GAGCCCAATCGCTAAAATATTCCCATCAACGACAGCAATTGCCAACAACACCACTCGTGCACCAAAAATGGCACGCTTTTCTTCGATTGGACCAAATACTGTCACCCCTGACATTATCAAA ccTGACATTACAGCACCTGGTGTGAGGATATTGGGAGCCTGGACTCCAGTAGGTTTGAGAGCAGAACGATCTGTTGACTATAATGTTCTTTCAGGAACGTCCATGGCCTGCCCACATGCCTCTGCAATCGCGGCCATCATTAAAAGTCACCACCCTTCGTGGAGTCCATCAGCTATAAAATCTGCCATAATGACAACAG CAAATGCCATGGATAATACCAAGAGACCCATATTGGAAAGTCCCACCGATTCTCCAGCGTCACCATTCAACTACGGATCCGGGCATGTAAATCCCATAGCAGCACTAGATCCTGGACTGGTATATGAATTTGGCTCCAATGACATACTCAACTTCTTATGTGGTGCTCGTGCAAACTCTTCGCAAATTCAAATGGTCACTGGAACGAAAATCACTTGTAAAAACCCACTAATTCCCACTTACAATTTAAACTATCCTTCAATTGGTGTGGCCAGTATGAACGGAAAGGTAACGGTTAAACGAACAGTGACATATGTTGGTCGTGGCCCAGCAACTTTCAGAGCTTTTACTAAGAACCCATCTGGTGTTAAAGTCACAGTAAAACCAAGTGTGCTAAGATTCAAAAGAACTGGTGAAAGGAAGTCATTTCGGGTTCGTTTCATTCCTTCCAAAGCTAGTAATGGAAGTTTTGTTTTCGGATCCATGAGTTGGAGAAGTGATCTATACCAAGTTAGAAGTCCGATTGCAGTGAATGTAATTACAGTCTAA